In a genomic window of Anomalospiza imberbis isolate Cuckoo-Finch-1a 21T00152 chromosome 5, ASM3175350v1, whole genome shotgun sequence:
- the IRAG2 gene encoding inositol 1,4,5-triphosphate receptor associated 2 isoform X1, giving the protein MMKSFERGAKKRHHNPVDSICRKIKSIQMMDQVSNPALQIPKFQSQNFDSPQSNTKKNLEEILKSRTRRSRGSACSPLVSPDSDSIFPVNSPGLGASSDFPAANSTYSILESCERPSSLWVPSSPVESSSPFCFGAREANAWSKPRALANAEHKDVRPEQKYLTSSPNLYFFASEKKPGSAVVQPPVPKTFPSSERGGRQTAGYKADNLYDVSLICEENLLTTIFCACDSHHTGKVAVSKIVDYLRHTTSRESEDSGLEELCNKLDPEHKDISMDLETYHAIMGEWIEDCKRKWEEGATEKSSSSTEDLESQVPKNIPEANKTHVQMNVTSGSLEAFGGDVSKGDMETSDLIMCVADLQYNNQKLQEENNKLKLTMENLDETNSKLLADNEHLCQQLKSIQHSVLRAKSLEEELEEARNNLNVSEEKREQILWQNRQLEKENQSLNIKVTSLQEEIIRNSMDTNGLQKKILELSKKAAQLQIQAHIYESTVVNKEASLIQKEQDIKELKLTIVECSSIIETLRAEKNKLLESIQHMQQELISNGLSFPLLCKFNSNIPEGMNTLHCELELAESSEIIRTERRSLDETLDREVLLLLQGSEYAGEKFKTIMKNLQEEASEAEELVMASLEWVKDPDEDMQQTWERKLVALKQELGEKRHLWTQKLQLLEKCNESLDKDFIRVAGNLRRTKTEQLHLRKELSARQHKIETAKQLQEEAAGQAEALCLELQKATKQLEDASKHAEDQVEAFHSAREEAASLKNKLEEAISEQQKLRDVNAALASTCQLLQEKVEDHKTTANALRWELLQRRLCELLCQCCAELESDYALLPTLAEHVKGKQLHCSKRPWNEGPTSYSDFPWALPLGVSHWHNSPLLDALTLETSCPNNPPGHSWDQPCRQSSGSCTLERYDVGHVSNSDVTPGECRWKICSADDYTDADLPVSITMMDSSLAETDREESTPPATLITSSDHLTSAREALASSVGSTAPVPGCLVMEERSSKGLHERGEDVATETSSSKDPAAPVSGPSQIKKESCLAMEEHKPVFQNVLKQDPEADQEKKNNQERSEEAPAVVPSRKGSSPTAGGIKGDKTKQNEPDSPNEKEVEAEFLRLSLGFKCDLFTLDKRVKLEERSRDLAEENLKKEITNAVNMLEALVPLCEEDNQAQEIIKKLQKSLQFLSQYAARVASRAEMLGAINQESRVSKAVEVMIQHVENLKRMYAKEHAELEELKQVLLQNERSFSSLGDRDESVNKKLPGPFNFKPSSALRRVSIATVPRSAGNAGIGVPLAQFYEPNGDERSDRFSRRSSSWGRLGVKQNEKRPSLQRFLSTYSWAEYEEEPFETKNEQLESPAEVQEQPARKESVSEKGKYPPKWTLESMCNSMSAWASHFKASFCNANKTLWVSVSILVLLAALTSFLTGLSLQRPADAAPVGTGDSWRSLQQLLWPYTGLQHNGPPPV; this is encoded by the exons ATGATGAAGTCTTTTGAACGTGGAGCTAAGAAACGGCACCACAACCCAGTGGACAGCATCTGCAGGAAGATCAAATCCATCCAAATGATGGACCAAGTCTCCAACCCAGCCTTGCAGATACCAAAATTTCAGTCCCAGAACTTCGACAGCCCACAGAGCAATactaaaaaaaatctggaagaaATACTGAAGAGCAGAACCCGCAGGAGTCGTGGGAGCGCTTGCTCACCCTTGGTCAGCCCTGACAGTGACAGCATTTTCCCCGTGAATTCGCCTGGTCTCGGGGCCAGCTCTGACTTCCCCGCTGCAAACAGCACCTATTCCATCCTGGAAAGCTGTGAGAGGCCCAGCAGCTTGTGGGTGCCTTCCTCTCCCGTGGAGAGCTCTTCTCCATTCTGCTTTGGAGCCAGGGAGGCCAATGCCTGGAGCAAACCGCGCGCTCTGGCAAATGCTGAGCATAAAGATGTGCGGCCTGAGCAGAAGTATCTGACGTCAAGTCCAAATTTATATTTCTTCGCATCTGAAAAAAAGCCAGGAAGTGCTGTGGTCCAGCCTCCTGTGCCAAAGACGTTTCCTTCAAGTGAAAGAG GAGGGAGGCAGACTGCGGGGTACAAAGCTGACAATTTGTATGACGTGAGCTTGATCTGTGAAGAGAACCTGCTGACCACCATCTTCTGTGCATGTGACAGCCACCACACAG GAAAAGTGGCAGTGTCCAAGATAGTTGATTATTTGAGACATACAACCAGCCGGGAATCAGAGGACAGTGGTCTTGAAGAGCTGTGCAACAAGCTTGACCCGGAGCACAAAGATATCTCCATGGACCTGGAAACCTATCATGCCATCATGGGAGAGTGGATTGAAGACTGTAAGAGAAAATG GGAAGAAGGTGCTACTGAGAAATCATCATCAAGCACAGAAGACCTGGAATCTCAAGTACCTAAAAACATCCCTGAAG CCAACAAGACACATGTCCAGATGAATGTTACATCAGGAAGCCTGGAGGCCTTTGGGGGTGATGTATCTAAAGGAGACAT GGAGACCTCTGACTTGATAATGTGTGTTGCGGACCTGCAGTACAACAACCAGAAGCTTCAGGAAGAGAACAACAAACTGAAGCTCACCATGGAAAATTTGGATGAGACCAACAGCAAGCTCCTGGCAGATAATGAGCATCTATGTCAACAATTAAAAAG CATCCAGCACTCTGTGTTGAGAGCCAAATCCCTGGAAGAAGAGCTAGAGGAAGCAAGAAACAACCTGAATGTGtcagaagagaaaagagagcaGATTCTTTGGCAGAACAGGCAGCTA gaaaaagaaaatcagtctCTCAACATCAAAGTTACTTCTCTCCAGGAAGAG ATTATTAGGAATAGCATGGACACCAACGGGCTGCAAAAGAAGATTTTGGAGCTGTCgaaaaaagcagcacagcttcAA ATCCAAGCTCATATATATGAGAGCACTGTGGTGAATAAAGAGGCAAGTCTAATCCAG AAGGAACAGGACATCAAGGAACTCAAATTAACCATTGTGGAGTGTTCCTCAATCATAGAG ACGCTGCGggctgaaaaaaacaaactgctgGAGAGCATCCAACACATGCAGCAAGAGCTGATCTC GAATGGGTTGAGTTTCCCATTGTTGTGTAAATTTAACAGCAATATTCCTGAAGGGATGAATACACTGCACTGTGAACTGGAGCTTGCAGAGTCTTCTGAG ATTATCAGGACTGAACGGAGATCCCTGGATGAAACGCTGGACCGTGAAGTGCTGCTTTTGCTTCAGGGGTCTGAATATGCAGGAGAAAAATTCAAGACTATCATGAAAAACCTG caaGAGGAAGCCTCTGAAGCAGAGGAGCTTGTCATGGCTTCATTAGAATGGGTAAAAGATCCCGATGAGGACATGCAACAgacctgggaaagaaaacttgtg GCCCTCAAGCAAGAACTAGGAGAAAAAAGACATCTTTGGACCCAGAAACTCCAGCTTTTGGAAAAATGCAATGAGTCCTTAGATAAGGATTTTATTCGAGTGGCAGGCAACCTGAGGAGAACCAAGACAGAACAACTTCACCTAAGGAAAGAGCTCTCTGCTAG GCAGCACAAGATAGAAACTGCCAAACAGCTCCAAGAAGAAGCTGCTGGCCAGGCAGAAGCCCTGTGTTTAGAGCTGCAAAAAGCCACCAAGCAGCTGGAGGATGCCAGCAAGCAC GCGGAGGATCAAGTTGAAGCATTTCACTCTGCTCGTGAAGAAGCAGCATCCTTGAAGAACAAGTTGGAGGAAGCCATTTCTGAGCAGCAGAAGCTTAGGGATGTGAATGCAGCTTTAGCAAGCACTTGCCAGTTGCTTCAGGAGAAGGTGGAAGACCACAAAA CAACTGCTAATGCCCTGAGATGGGAACTGCTGCAGAGGCGACTCTGTGAATTGCTGTGCCAG TGCTGTGCAGAGTTAGAATCTGACTACGCTCTGCTGCCCACGTTAGCTGAACACGTAAAAGGGAAG CAGCTCCATTGCTCCAAACGACCATGGAATGAAGGACCCACCTCGTACTCTGACTttccctgggcactgcccttGGGTGTTTCACACTGGCACAACTCCCCTCTGCTAG ATGCTCTGACCTTGGAGACCTCCTGCCCAAATAACcctcctgggcacagctgggaccaACCttgcaggcagagctctggcagctgcACCTTGGAGAGGTATGATGTGGGACACGTGTCCAACTCAGATGTGACACCAGGAGAATGCAG GTGGAAAATATGCTCTGCTGATGACTACACTGATGCAGACCTTCCTGTTTCCATTACAATGATGGACTCTTCACTTGCTGAG aCTGACCGTGAGGAGTCGACACCACCAGCCACGTTGATCACATCCAG TGATCACTTAACATCAGCCCGAGAAGCTCTTGCATCCTCAGTGGGAAGCACAGCACCGGTACCAG gttgccttgtTATGGAGGAAAGATCATCCAAGGGCTTACatgagagaggagaagatgTGGCAACAGAGACAAGCAGCAGTAAGGACCCAGCTGCTCCTGTGTCAG GACCAAGTCAGATCAAGAAGGAATCCTGCCTGGCCATGGAAGAACACAAGCCTGtgtttcaaaatgttttgaagCAAGACCCG GAAGCggaccaggaaaagaaaaacaatcaaGAGCGGAGTGAGGAAGCTCCAGCTGTGGTTCCCAGCAGGAAAG GGAGTTCACCCACTGCAGGTGGCATTAAAGGagataaaacaaagcaaaatgagCC TGACTCCCCAAATGAGAAGGAAGTGGAG GCTGAATTTCTGAGGCTGTCTTTAGGCTTTAAGTGTGACTTGTTTACCTTGGACAAAAGAGTGAAGCTTGAAGAGAGGTCCCGAGACCTGGCTGAAGAAAACTTGAAAAAGGAGATCACAAATGCTGTGAATATGTTAGAG GCATTAGTTCCTTTGTGTGAAGAAGATAACCAGGCACAGGAGATCATTAAGAAGCTGCAGAAAAGTCTGCAGTTCCTTAGCCAATATGCAGCTCGAGttgccagcagagcagagatgtTGGGAGCTATTAATCAG GAGAGCCGGGTAAGCAAAGCTGTGGAGGTGATGATCCAGCACGTGGAGAACCTGAAGCGCATGTACGCCAAAGAACATGCCGAGCTCGAGGAGCTCAAGCAGGTCCTGCTCCAGAACGAGAGGTCCTTCAGCTCCCTTGGAGACAGAG ATGAATCTGTGAATAAGAAGCTACCAGGTCCTTTTAATTTTAAG CCCTCGTCAGCCCTGCGGAGAGTTAGCATTGCAACAGTgcccaggagtgctgggaatgCAGGGATTGGGGTGCCACTG GCCCAGTTCTACGAACCCAATGGGGATGAACGGAGTGACAGATTCAGCAGGAGATCAAGCAGTTG GGGCAGGCTAGGGGTGAAGCAGAATGAGAAGCGTCCTTCGTTGCAGAGGTTTCTCAGCACCTATTCCTGGGCAGAGTATGAAGAGGAGCCTTTTGAAACCAA GAATGAGCAGTTGGAATCGCCTGCTGAAGTGCAGGAACAACCAGCTAGGAAGGAAAGTGTCtctgagaaaggaaaatacccACCCAAATGGACTCTGGAGTCAAT GTGCAATTCGATGTCAGCATGGGCATCCCACTTCAAGGCTTCCTTTTGCAACGCTAACAAAACCCTCTGGGTGTccgtgtccatcctggtcctgctggctgcTCTCACGAGCTTCCTGAcggggctgtccctgcagaggcCAGCGGATGCAGCCCCCGTGGGCACTGGGGACTCCTGGAGGtcgctgcagcagctgctgtggcccTACACAGGACTGCAACACAACGGCCCTCCCCCGGTATAG
- the IRAG2 gene encoding inositol 1,4,5-triphosphate receptor associated 2 isoform X5 — protein sequence MMKSFERGAKKRHHNPVDSICRKIKSIQMMDQVSNPALQIPKFQSQNFDSPQSNTKKNLEEILKSRTRRSRGSACSPLVSPDSDSIFPVNSPGLGASSDFPAANSTYSILESCERPSSLWVPSSPVESSSPFCFGAREANAWSKPRALANAEHKDVRPEQKYLTSSPNLYFFASEKKPGSAVVQPPVPKTFPSSERGGRQTAGYKADNLYDVSLICEENLLTTIFCACDSHHTGKVAVSKIVDYLRHTTSRESEDSGLEELCNKLDPEHKDISMDLETYHAIMGEWIEDCKRKWEEGATEKSSSSTEDLESQVPKNIPEANKTHVQMNVTSGSLEAFGGDVSKGDMETSDLIMCVADLQYNNQKLQEENNKLKLTMENLDETNSKLLADNEHLCQQLKSIQHSVLRAKSLEEELEEARNNLNVSEEKREQILWQNRQLEKENQSLNIKVTSLQEEIIRNSMDTNGLQKKILELSKKAAQLQIQAHIYESTVVNKEASLIQKEQDIKELKLTIVECSSIIETLRAEKNKLLESIQHMQQELISNGLSFPLLCKFNSNIPEGMNTLHCELELAESSEIIRTERRSLDETLDREVLLLLQGSEYAGEKFKTIMKNLQEEASEAEELVMASLEWVKDPDEDMQQTWERKLVALKQELGEKRHLWTQKLQLLEKCNESLDKDFIRVAGNLRRTKTEQLHLRKELSARQHKIETAKQLQEEAAGQAEALCLELQKATKQLEDASKHAEDQVEAFHSAREEAASLKNKLEEAISEQQKLRDVNAALASTCQLLQEKVEDHKTTANALRWELLQRRLCELLCQCCAELESDYALLPTLAEHVKGKQLHCSKRPWNEGPTSYSDFPWALPLGVSHWHNSPLLDALTLETSCPNNPPGHSWDQPCRQSSGSCTLERYDVGHVSNSDVTPGECRWKICSADDYTDADLPVSITMMDSSLAETDREESTPPATLITSSDHLTSAREALASSVGSTAPVPGPSQIKKESCLAMEEHKPVFQNVLKQDPEADQEKKNNQERSEEAPAVVPSRKGSSPTAGGIKGDKTKQNEPDSPNEKEVEAEFLRLSLGFKCDLFTLDKRVKLEERSRDLAEENLKKEITNAVNMLEALVPLCEEDNQAQEIIKKLQKSLQFLSQYAARVASRAEMLGAINQESRVSKAVEVMIQHVENLKRMYAKEHAELEELKQVLLQNERSFSSLGDRDESVNKKLPGPFNFKPSSALRRVSIATVPRSAGNAGIGVPLAQFYEPNGDERSDRFSRRSSSWGRLGVKQNEKRPSLQRFLSTYSWAEYEEEPFETKNEQLESPAEVQEQPARKESVSEKGKYPPKWTLESMCNSMSAWASHFKASFCNANKTLWVSVSILVLLAALTSFLTGLSLQRPADAAPVGTGDSWRSLQQLLWPYTGLQHNGPPPV from the exons ATGATGAAGTCTTTTGAACGTGGAGCTAAGAAACGGCACCACAACCCAGTGGACAGCATCTGCAGGAAGATCAAATCCATCCAAATGATGGACCAAGTCTCCAACCCAGCCTTGCAGATACCAAAATTTCAGTCCCAGAACTTCGACAGCCCACAGAGCAATactaaaaaaaatctggaagaaATACTGAAGAGCAGAACCCGCAGGAGTCGTGGGAGCGCTTGCTCACCCTTGGTCAGCCCTGACAGTGACAGCATTTTCCCCGTGAATTCGCCTGGTCTCGGGGCCAGCTCTGACTTCCCCGCTGCAAACAGCACCTATTCCATCCTGGAAAGCTGTGAGAGGCCCAGCAGCTTGTGGGTGCCTTCCTCTCCCGTGGAGAGCTCTTCTCCATTCTGCTTTGGAGCCAGGGAGGCCAATGCCTGGAGCAAACCGCGCGCTCTGGCAAATGCTGAGCATAAAGATGTGCGGCCTGAGCAGAAGTATCTGACGTCAAGTCCAAATTTATATTTCTTCGCATCTGAAAAAAAGCCAGGAAGTGCTGTGGTCCAGCCTCCTGTGCCAAAGACGTTTCCTTCAAGTGAAAGAG GAGGGAGGCAGACTGCGGGGTACAAAGCTGACAATTTGTATGACGTGAGCTTGATCTGTGAAGAGAACCTGCTGACCACCATCTTCTGTGCATGTGACAGCCACCACACAG GAAAAGTGGCAGTGTCCAAGATAGTTGATTATTTGAGACATACAACCAGCCGGGAATCAGAGGACAGTGGTCTTGAAGAGCTGTGCAACAAGCTTGACCCGGAGCACAAAGATATCTCCATGGACCTGGAAACCTATCATGCCATCATGGGAGAGTGGATTGAAGACTGTAAGAGAAAATG GGAAGAAGGTGCTACTGAGAAATCATCATCAAGCACAGAAGACCTGGAATCTCAAGTACCTAAAAACATCCCTGAAG CCAACAAGACACATGTCCAGATGAATGTTACATCAGGAAGCCTGGAGGCCTTTGGGGGTGATGTATCTAAAGGAGACAT GGAGACCTCTGACTTGATAATGTGTGTTGCGGACCTGCAGTACAACAACCAGAAGCTTCAGGAAGAGAACAACAAACTGAAGCTCACCATGGAAAATTTGGATGAGACCAACAGCAAGCTCCTGGCAGATAATGAGCATCTATGTCAACAATTAAAAAG CATCCAGCACTCTGTGTTGAGAGCCAAATCCCTGGAAGAAGAGCTAGAGGAAGCAAGAAACAACCTGAATGTGtcagaagagaaaagagagcaGATTCTTTGGCAGAACAGGCAGCTA gaaaaagaaaatcagtctCTCAACATCAAAGTTACTTCTCTCCAGGAAGAG ATTATTAGGAATAGCATGGACACCAACGGGCTGCAAAAGAAGATTTTGGAGCTGTCgaaaaaagcagcacagcttcAA ATCCAAGCTCATATATATGAGAGCACTGTGGTGAATAAAGAGGCAAGTCTAATCCAG AAGGAACAGGACATCAAGGAACTCAAATTAACCATTGTGGAGTGTTCCTCAATCATAGAG ACGCTGCGggctgaaaaaaacaaactgctgGAGAGCATCCAACACATGCAGCAAGAGCTGATCTC GAATGGGTTGAGTTTCCCATTGTTGTGTAAATTTAACAGCAATATTCCTGAAGGGATGAATACACTGCACTGTGAACTGGAGCTTGCAGAGTCTTCTGAG ATTATCAGGACTGAACGGAGATCCCTGGATGAAACGCTGGACCGTGAAGTGCTGCTTTTGCTTCAGGGGTCTGAATATGCAGGAGAAAAATTCAAGACTATCATGAAAAACCTG caaGAGGAAGCCTCTGAAGCAGAGGAGCTTGTCATGGCTTCATTAGAATGGGTAAAAGATCCCGATGAGGACATGCAACAgacctgggaaagaaaacttgtg GCCCTCAAGCAAGAACTAGGAGAAAAAAGACATCTTTGGACCCAGAAACTCCAGCTTTTGGAAAAATGCAATGAGTCCTTAGATAAGGATTTTATTCGAGTGGCAGGCAACCTGAGGAGAACCAAGACAGAACAACTTCACCTAAGGAAAGAGCTCTCTGCTAG GCAGCACAAGATAGAAACTGCCAAACAGCTCCAAGAAGAAGCTGCTGGCCAGGCAGAAGCCCTGTGTTTAGAGCTGCAAAAAGCCACCAAGCAGCTGGAGGATGCCAGCAAGCAC GCGGAGGATCAAGTTGAAGCATTTCACTCTGCTCGTGAAGAAGCAGCATCCTTGAAGAACAAGTTGGAGGAAGCCATTTCTGAGCAGCAGAAGCTTAGGGATGTGAATGCAGCTTTAGCAAGCACTTGCCAGTTGCTTCAGGAGAAGGTGGAAGACCACAAAA CAACTGCTAATGCCCTGAGATGGGAACTGCTGCAGAGGCGACTCTGTGAATTGCTGTGCCAG TGCTGTGCAGAGTTAGAATCTGACTACGCTCTGCTGCCCACGTTAGCTGAACACGTAAAAGGGAAG CAGCTCCATTGCTCCAAACGACCATGGAATGAAGGACCCACCTCGTACTCTGACTttccctgggcactgcccttGGGTGTTTCACACTGGCACAACTCCCCTCTGCTAG ATGCTCTGACCTTGGAGACCTCCTGCCCAAATAACcctcctgggcacagctgggaccaACCttgcaggcagagctctggcagctgcACCTTGGAGAGGTATGATGTGGGACACGTGTCCAACTCAGATGTGACACCAGGAGAATGCAG GTGGAAAATATGCTCTGCTGATGACTACACTGATGCAGACCTTCCTGTTTCCATTACAATGATGGACTCTTCACTTGCTGAG aCTGACCGTGAGGAGTCGACACCACCAGCCACGTTGATCACATCCAG TGATCACTTAACATCAGCCCGAGAAGCTCTTGCATCCTCAGTGGGAAGCACAGCACCGGTACCAG GACCAAGTCAGATCAAGAAGGAATCCTGCCTGGCCATGGAAGAACACAAGCCTGtgtttcaaaatgttttgaagCAAGACCCG GAAGCggaccaggaaaagaaaaacaatcaaGAGCGGAGTGAGGAAGCTCCAGCTGTGGTTCCCAGCAGGAAAG GGAGTTCACCCACTGCAGGTGGCATTAAAGGagataaaacaaagcaaaatgagCC TGACTCCCCAAATGAGAAGGAAGTGGAG GCTGAATTTCTGAGGCTGTCTTTAGGCTTTAAGTGTGACTTGTTTACCTTGGACAAAAGAGTGAAGCTTGAAGAGAGGTCCCGAGACCTGGCTGAAGAAAACTTGAAAAAGGAGATCACAAATGCTGTGAATATGTTAGAG GCATTAGTTCCTTTGTGTGAAGAAGATAACCAGGCACAGGAGATCATTAAGAAGCTGCAGAAAAGTCTGCAGTTCCTTAGCCAATATGCAGCTCGAGttgccagcagagcagagatgtTGGGAGCTATTAATCAG GAGAGCCGGGTAAGCAAAGCTGTGGAGGTGATGATCCAGCACGTGGAGAACCTGAAGCGCATGTACGCCAAAGAACATGCCGAGCTCGAGGAGCTCAAGCAGGTCCTGCTCCAGAACGAGAGGTCCTTCAGCTCCCTTGGAGACAGAG ATGAATCTGTGAATAAGAAGCTACCAGGTCCTTTTAATTTTAAG CCCTCGTCAGCCCTGCGGAGAGTTAGCATTGCAACAGTgcccaggagtgctgggaatgCAGGGATTGGGGTGCCACTG GCCCAGTTCTACGAACCCAATGGGGATGAACGGAGTGACAGATTCAGCAGGAGATCAAGCAGTTG GGGCAGGCTAGGGGTGAAGCAGAATGAGAAGCGTCCTTCGTTGCAGAGGTTTCTCAGCACCTATTCCTGGGCAGAGTATGAAGAGGAGCCTTTTGAAACCAA GAATGAGCAGTTGGAATCGCCTGCTGAAGTGCAGGAACAACCAGCTAGGAAGGAAAGTGTCtctgagaaaggaaaatacccACCCAAATGGACTCTGGAGTCAAT GTGCAATTCGATGTCAGCATGGGCATCCCACTTCAAGGCTTCCTTTTGCAACGCTAACAAAACCCTCTGGGTGTccgtgtccatcctggtcctgctggctgcTCTCACGAGCTTCCTGAcggggctgtccctgcagaggcCAGCGGATGCAGCCCCCGTGGGCACTGGGGACTCCTGGAGGtcgctgcagcagctgctgtggcccTACACAGGACTGCAACACAACGGCCCTCCCCCGGTATAG